A genomic segment from Synchiropus splendidus isolate RoL2022-P1 chromosome 18, RoL_Sspl_1.0, whole genome shotgun sequence encodes:
- the znf335 gene encoding zinc finger protein 335 isoform X2 gives MDSDENEVESSSDAGPAGMEEPSESGLGMESSEAMSADSSDAAASHTQAPESDCHVGQSSEGLVVFIPETSSSTDVRVSSVHLPDSSSVAQSTSVSSVSTVTQSVLVSESAHMSVHSSAVSEGAMMVSDSTASTSSDLGSAIDKIIESTIGPDIMNGCIAVTSAEDGHAEYLILQGPDDGAPMVAQMSSSALSDRVSIDALAEGPTSTCLDQGDLHGNLEPDQPDDQPGHSGYHAEDSNSQPDQPQHSHPSQYVDCSVDGPDQTGESSSSSYAECSREEPDQTRSRSGFADYSGDNSNQDPPGYVECSGADSNPNCRGHYLGQSSVEYLECLEDDGDQSHHSRSYIDSSADHRTQTGRQYSADYQGDCVTAADSEQPGCSRYRGVDDDDDDDEEQDPDQPQHSQQHYMESSNGPETSHYTDESSSSDRHVADTAGSNGLSEAMECSESQSGPHISSSGTYTPIMDPELPSRHSPRHDGSQGLEERVSPVSEPAAEGLRERTPNLAELEEMIEVVIVQQFKCKMCPYKSVSKDTLINHMRDKHCRNPETLPSKRKRGRPPKLETLARRQSELEESEKRNAASAAAESKVAEEDDDVVDAGAIDDPEVDSDYNPVEEDRSGRPPVMLKKKTTSSISSSSQARPRRKVGRPRKYRLLEEGYDDKEAESIAKKPRLADDASTPEEASSSGLTNNGGAVVTDGDMAETAISQSDSENKDPSSNSPREEEFFPRKRGRPSKRFLRKKYKKYMNRNRHFKSLKPLLRPHNCWICGSRFLTPEDLCFHVESHEGNNPELFKCLQCSYHCKRWSSLKEHMFNHAGTKPFKCEECDYTSVYRKDVVRHSAVHSKDETKAKESVPKASEFPCPLCSRVYPVQKRLTQHMKSHSTEKPHMCDKCGKSFKKRYTFKMHLLTHIQTIGDSKFKCEYCEYTCDNKRLLLNHQLSHTNDRPFKCDYCKYSTSKEELLVSHMAIKHTGEKPFSCDMCHFMTKHRKNLRLHVQCRHPEAFEQWCVAHPEELIRKRRPFFTLQQMEELKQNNEEAQNLQNAIVTVDSATLEAIQGMGSASVSQDALGNTTIIYEQGASLDLSAQNALDLLLNMSNARELVGNSLQVAVLKSDDGTEAGGLGKGTWTAVSAAPGQPQKVLTVHVTEDGGTVVQEAYEAATSGSEVTQIAIEDYEREGDFGVVEQAAEEFSSAAPVEGATTQTVEAPEAQSKDAFYVASALSDGVQQQVELSSDALASTSAVATASQGTKMFSCKICMVTFLNRSDMENHKRAHLDQNTFKCRECDFQSSSWPEVQTHMEQHSYLRPHKCSSCTFASKNKKDLRRHMMTHTNEKPFACKICGQRFNRNGHLKFHMERLHHLNLVTIKQEAVEPPPQTIIVNSDEEALATLQTLQAQTVMAPEHMQAEEHIIVAQDQALSDQEGTYIQQITTIDGQTVQHLMTGDNQVTEVQYIISQDGVSHLIPQEYMVLADGSHIQMPEGHIIQYEHEGGFVGEQQIAVSHDGQTLYLPITAEQQVVCPEDLEAAAHSAVTAVADAAVTQAVYTEATPEQLEQMQQQGIHYDVITYGEE, from the exons ATGGATTCAGACGAAAATGAGGTGGAGAGCAGCAGTGATGCTGGACCTGCAGGGATGGAGGAGCCCTCTGAGAGTGGCCTCGGGATGGAGTCTTCTGAGGCCATGTCTGCAGACAGCAGTGATGCAGCTGCCTCACACACGCAGGCGCCAGAGTCTGACTGCCATGTGGGTCAGAGCTCAGAGGGACTGGTG GTCTTCATCCCTGAGACCAGCTCGAGCACCGATGTCCGGGTGTCATCCGTCCACCTCCCAGACTCTTCCTCGGTGGCCCAGTCCACCAGCGTGTCCAGCGTTTCCACAGTGACTCAGTCAGTGTTGGTGTCCGAGTCAGCGCACATGTCGGTTCACTCCAGCGCTGTTTCAGAAGGAGCCATGATGGTCTCAGATTCAACCGCTTCCACATCCTCGGACCTCGGCTCAGCCATAGACAAGATCATCGAGTCCACCATTGGACCTGACATCATGAATG GTTGCATCGCCGTGACCAGTGCGGAAGATGGACATGCCGAATATTTAATCTTACAAGGGCCGGACGATG GTGCTCCTATGGTCGCCCAGATGTCCTCGTCAGCTCTCTCAGACCGTGTATCCATCGACGCTCTCGCGGAGGGTCCCACGTCAACCTGTCTGGACCAAGGAGACCTTCATGGCAACCTGGAGCCTGATCAACCGGACGACCAGCCTGGACACTCTGGTTACCACGCGGAGGATAGCAACAGCCAACCGGACCAGCCTCAGCACTCCCACCCTTCCCAGTACGTCGACTGCAGTGTGGACGGGCCCGACCAAACCGGagagtcctcctcatcctcctatGCAGAGTGTTCGCGCGAGGAGCCGGACCAGACGCGCTCTCGGTCTGGATTCGCTGACTACAGTGGGGACAACAGTAACCAGGATCCGCCTGGCTATGTGGAGTGCAGCGGTGCAGATTCGAACCCCAACTGTAGGGGCCACTATTTAGGTCAGAGTAGCGTGGAGTATCTGGAGTGTTTAGAGGACGATGGTGATCAGTCGCATCATTCCCGCAGTTACATTGACAGCAGCGCCGACCACAGGACTCAGACTGGTAGACAGTATAGTGCTGATTATCAGGGAGACTGTGTGACTGCTGCAGACTCTGAGCAGCCTGGCTGTTCTCGGTACCGAGGAgtagatgatgatgacgacgacgacgaggaGCAGGATCCAGATCAACCGCAGCACTCACAACAGCACTACATGGAAAGCAGTAACGGTCCAGAGACTTCACACTACACTGACGAAAGCTCCTCCTCGGACCGTCACGTGGCAGACACCGCCGGTTCAAATGGACTTTCAGAGGCGATGGAGTGTAGCGAGAGCCAGTCGGGACCTCACATAAGCAGTAGCGGCACGTACACACCCATCATGGATCCGGAGCTTCCCTCCCGGCACTCACCCAGACATGATGGGTCCCAGGGACTGGAAGAGCGGGTCAGTCCTGTGAGTGAGCCGGCGGCAGAAGGCTTGCGGGAGCGGACCCCTAATTTGGCTGAGCTGGAAGAGATGATAGAGGTGGTGATTGTGCAGCAGTTCAAGTGCAAGATGTGTCCGTACAAGAGCGTTTCCAAAGACACTCTCATCAACCAcatgagagacaaacactgcagGAACCCTG AAACCTTGCCAAGCAAGCGCAAGCGTGGACGACCACCGAAGCTTGAAACTCTGGCGCGTCGTCAGTCTGAGCTGGAAGAAAGCGAGAAGAGAAACGCAGCATCGGCGGCGGCGGAATCCAAGGTCGCGGAAGAGGATGACGATGTGGTCGATGCTGGTGCCATCGATGATCCTGAGG TGGACAGCGATTACAATCCTGTGGAGGAGGACAGAAGTGGGAGACCACCAGTTATGCTAAAGAAGAAgaccacatcttccatttcctcttcatcacaaGCCCGTCCGCGACGTAAAGTCGGCCGCCCGAGGAAATACAGGCTGTTGGAGGAGGGGTATGATGATAAAG AAGCCGAAAGCATCGCCAAGAAGCCCCGTCTGGCTGATGACGCCAGCACTCCTGAGGAGGCCAGCTCCTCGGGGTTGACCAACAACGGTGGTGCTGTGGTGACGGACGGAGACATGGCCGAGACGGCCATCAGCCAGTCAGACTCGGAGAACAAAGACCCCTCGTCCAACTCGCCTCGCGAGGAGGAGTTCTTCCCGAGGAAGCGAGGACGACCCTCCAAGCGCTTCCTGCGCAAGAAATATAAGAAGTACATGAACCGAAA TCGACACTTCAAGTCCCTCAAGCCGCTGCTGAGGCCCCACAATTGCTGGATCTGCGGCTCTCGCTTCCTCACACCTGAAGATTTGTGCTTCCATGTGGAATCTCATGAAGGCAACAACCCGGAGCTCTTCAAGTGCCTCCAGTGCAGCTACCACTGCAAACGCTGGTCCTCGCTCAAG GAGCACATGTTCAATCACGCGGGCACCAAGCCTTTCAAGTGTGAGGAGTGTGACTACACAAGTGTCTACCGGAAGGACGTGGTTCGACACTCTGCCGTTCACTCCAAAGATGA aacaaaagcaaaggaATCG GTTCCGAAGGCCTCAGAATTCCCCTGTCCGCTGTGCAGCCGGGTCTATCCCGTGCAAAAGAGGCTGACTCAGCACATGAAATCCCACAGCACAGAGAAACCACACATGTGTGACAAG tGTGGGAAATCCTTCAAGAAGCGATACACATTCAAAATGCACCTTCTCACCCACATCCAGACGATCGGGGACAGCAA GTTCAAGTGTGAGTATTGTGAGTACACGTGCGACAACAAGAGGCTGCTGCTGAACCATCAGCTGTCTCACACCAACGACCGGCCGTTCAAGTGCGACTACTGCAAGTACTCCACCTCAAAAGAGGAGCTGTTGGTCTCTCACATGGCCATCAAACACACTG gagaaaaacctttctccTGCGACATGTGCCACTTCATGACGAAGCACAGGAAGAACCTGCGCCTTCACGTCCAGTGTCGCCACCCAGAGGCCTTTGAACAGTGGTGCGTCGCTCACCCCGAGGAGCTCATCCGGAAGCGCAGGCCGTTCTTCACCCTGCAGCAGATGGAGGagctcaaacaaaacaatgaggagGCTCAAAACCTACAGAACGCCATT GTGACAGTGGATTCTGCCACACTAGAAGCTATCCAAGGAATGGGAAGTGCCTCTGTGTCGCAGGACGCTCTGGGCAACACCACCATCATTTATGAGCAAG GTGCATCTTTGGATCTGTCCGCCCAGAATGCTCTAGACCTGCTGCTGAACATGAGCAACGCCAGAGAGCTTGTCGGCAACTCGCTTCAA GTGGCAGTGCTGAAATCTGATGATGGTACCGAAGCCGGTGGGTTGGGAAAGGGCACGTGGACGGCAGTATCTGCAGCACCTGGTCAGCCTCAAAAGGTCCTGACGGTCCACGTGACGGAGGACGGCGGCACCGTCGTACAAGAGGCCTATGAGGCTGCTACGTCGGGGTCCGAGGTCACGCAGATTGCCATAGAAGATTATGAGCGGGAGGGAGACTTCGGCGTGGTGGAGCAGGCCGCTGAGGAGTTCTCCAGTGCAGC TCCTGTAGAGGGCGCCACCACTCAGACCGTGGAAGCGCCTGAGGCTCAGAGCAAAGACGCCTTCTACGTGGCCTCAGCTCTGTCTGACGGtgtccagcagcaggtggag CTGAGCAGCGACGCCTTGGCCTCCACGTCTGCCGTGGCCACTGCCAGTCAGGGCACCAAGATGTTCTCCTGCAAGATCTGCATGGTGACCTTTCTCAACCGCTCTGACATGGAGAACCACAAGAGGGCGCACCTGGATCAAAATACCTTCAAGTGTCGCGAGTGTGACTTCCAGTCTTCATCGTGGCCGGAGGTCCAG ACACATATGGAACAGCATTCCTACTTACGACCTCACAAGTGTTCGTCCTGCACCTTCGCCTCCAAGAACAAGAAAGACCTGCGGCGCCACATGATGACTCACACCAACGAGAAGCCGTTTGCGTGTAAAATTTGTGGACAAAG GTTCAACCGCAATGGTCACCTCAAGTTCCACATGGAGCGTCTGCACCACCTGAACCTTGTGACCATAAAGCAGGAGGCAGTGGAGCCTCCGCCTCAGACGATCATAGTCAACAGCGACGAGGAGGCCCTGGCCACTCTGCAGA CGCTGCAGGCTCAGACAGTCATGGCTCCCGAACACATGCAGGCAGAAGAACACATCATTGTCGCTCAAGATCAGGCGCTGTCAGACCAG GAGGGGACGTACATCCAGCAGATCACCACGATAGATGGGCAGACAGTCCAGCACCTCATGACTGGGGACAACCAGGTGACTGAG GTCCAGTACATCATCTCGCAGGATGGAGTGTCACACCTGATCCCTCAGGAGTACATGGTTCTGGCAGATGGCAGCCATATTCAG ATGCCAGAAGGTCACATCATCCAGTACGAGCATGAAGGAGGTTTCGTGGGCGagcagcag ATCGCAGTGAGTCACGACGGTCAGACGCTGTATCTGCCCATCACAGCGGAGCAACAGGTCGTGTGTCCAGAAGATCTGGAGGCGGCTGCTCACTCGGCTGTCACAG
- the znf335 gene encoding zinc finger protein 335 isoform X1, translating to MDSDENEVESSSDAGPAGMEEPSESGLGMESSEAMSADSSDAAASHTQAPESDCHVGQSSEGLVVFIPETSSSTDVRVSSVHLPDSSSVAQSTSVSSVSTVTQSVLVSESAHMSVHSSAVSEGAMMVSDSTASTSSDLGSAIDKIIESTIGPDIMNGCIAVTSAEDGHAEYLILQGPDDGAPMVAQMSSSALSDRVSIDALAEGPTSTCLDQGDLHGNLEPDQPDDQPGHSGYHAEDSNSQPDQPQHSHPSQYVDCSVDGPDQTGESSSSSYAECSREEPDQTRSRSGFADYSGDNSNQDPPGYVECSGADSNPNCRGHYLGQSSVEYLECLEDDGDQSHHSRSYIDSSADHRTQTGRQYSADYQGDCVTAADSEQPGCSRYRGVDDDDDDDEEQDPDQPQHSQQHYMESSNGPETSHYTDESSSSDRHVADTAGSNGLSEAMECSESQSGPHISSSGTYTPIMDPELPSRHSPRHDGSQGLEERVSPVSEPAAEGLRERTPNLAELEEMIEVVIVQQFKCKMCPYKSVSKDTLINHMRDKHCRNPETLPSKRKRGRPPKLETLARRQSELEESEKRNAASAAAESKVAEEDDDVVDAGAIDDPEVDSDYNPVEEDRSGRPPVMLKKKTTSSISSSSQARPRRKVGRPRKYRLLEEGYDDKEAESIAKKPRLADDASTPEEASSSGLTNNGGAVVTDGDMAETAISQSDSENKDPSSNSPREEEFFPRKRGRPSKRFLRKKYKKYMNRNRHFKSLKPLLRPHNCWICGSRFLTPEDLCFHVESHEGNNPELFKCLQCSYHCKRWSSLKEHMFNHAGTKPFKCEECDYTSVYRKDVVRHSAVHSKDETKAKESVPKASEFPCPLCSRVYPVQKRLTQHMKSHSTEKPHMCDKCGKSFKKRYTFKMHLLTHIQTIGDSKFKCEYCEYTCDNKRLLLNHQLSHTNDRPFKCDYCKYSTSKEELLVSHMAIKHTGEKPFSCDMCHFMTKHRKNLRLHVQCRHPEAFEQWCVAHPEELIRKRRPFFTLQQMEELKQNNEEAQNLQNAIVTVDSATLEAIQGMGSASVSQDALGNTTIIYEQGASLDLSAQNALDLLLNMSNARELVGNSLQVAVLKSDDGTEAGGLGKGTWTAVSAAPGQPQKVLTVHVTEDGGTVVQEAYEAATSGSEVTQIAIEDYEREGDFGVVEQAAEEFSSAAPVEGATTQTVEAPEAQSKDAFYVASALSDGVQQQVELSSDALASTSAVATASQGTKMFSCKICMVTFLNRSDMENHKRAHLDQNTFKCRECDFQSSSWPEVQTHMEQHSYLRPHKCSSCTFASKNKKDLRRHMMTHTNEKPFACKICGQRFNRNGHLKFHMERLHHLNLVTIKQEAVEPPPQTIIVNSDEEALATLQTLQAQTVMAPEHMQAEEHIIVAQDQALSDQEEGTYIQQITTIDGQTVQHLMTGDNQVTEVQYIISQDGVSHLIPQEYMVLADGSHIQMPEGHIIQYEHEGGFVGEQQIAVSHDGQTLYLPITAEQQVVCPEDLEAAAHSAVTAVADAAVTQAVYTEATPEQLEQMQQQGIHYDVITYGEE from the exons ATGGATTCAGACGAAAATGAGGTGGAGAGCAGCAGTGATGCTGGACCTGCAGGGATGGAGGAGCCCTCTGAGAGTGGCCTCGGGATGGAGTCTTCTGAGGCCATGTCTGCAGACAGCAGTGATGCAGCTGCCTCACACACGCAGGCGCCAGAGTCTGACTGCCATGTGGGTCAGAGCTCAGAGGGACTGGTG GTCTTCATCCCTGAGACCAGCTCGAGCACCGATGTCCGGGTGTCATCCGTCCACCTCCCAGACTCTTCCTCGGTGGCCCAGTCCACCAGCGTGTCCAGCGTTTCCACAGTGACTCAGTCAGTGTTGGTGTCCGAGTCAGCGCACATGTCGGTTCACTCCAGCGCTGTTTCAGAAGGAGCCATGATGGTCTCAGATTCAACCGCTTCCACATCCTCGGACCTCGGCTCAGCCATAGACAAGATCATCGAGTCCACCATTGGACCTGACATCATGAATG GTTGCATCGCCGTGACCAGTGCGGAAGATGGACATGCCGAATATTTAATCTTACAAGGGCCGGACGATG GTGCTCCTATGGTCGCCCAGATGTCCTCGTCAGCTCTCTCAGACCGTGTATCCATCGACGCTCTCGCGGAGGGTCCCACGTCAACCTGTCTGGACCAAGGAGACCTTCATGGCAACCTGGAGCCTGATCAACCGGACGACCAGCCTGGACACTCTGGTTACCACGCGGAGGATAGCAACAGCCAACCGGACCAGCCTCAGCACTCCCACCCTTCCCAGTACGTCGACTGCAGTGTGGACGGGCCCGACCAAACCGGagagtcctcctcatcctcctatGCAGAGTGTTCGCGCGAGGAGCCGGACCAGACGCGCTCTCGGTCTGGATTCGCTGACTACAGTGGGGACAACAGTAACCAGGATCCGCCTGGCTATGTGGAGTGCAGCGGTGCAGATTCGAACCCCAACTGTAGGGGCCACTATTTAGGTCAGAGTAGCGTGGAGTATCTGGAGTGTTTAGAGGACGATGGTGATCAGTCGCATCATTCCCGCAGTTACATTGACAGCAGCGCCGACCACAGGACTCAGACTGGTAGACAGTATAGTGCTGATTATCAGGGAGACTGTGTGACTGCTGCAGACTCTGAGCAGCCTGGCTGTTCTCGGTACCGAGGAgtagatgatgatgacgacgacgacgaggaGCAGGATCCAGATCAACCGCAGCACTCACAACAGCACTACATGGAAAGCAGTAACGGTCCAGAGACTTCACACTACACTGACGAAAGCTCCTCCTCGGACCGTCACGTGGCAGACACCGCCGGTTCAAATGGACTTTCAGAGGCGATGGAGTGTAGCGAGAGCCAGTCGGGACCTCACATAAGCAGTAGCGGCACGTACACACCCATCATGGATCCGGAGCTTCCCTCCCGGCACTCACCCAGACATGATGGGTCCCAGGGACTGGAAGAGCGGGTCAGTCCTGTGAGTGAGCCGGCGGCAGAAGGCTTGCGGGAGCGGACCCCTAATTTGGCTGAGCTGGAAGAGATGATAGAGGTGGTGATTGTGCAGCAGTTCAAGTGCAAGATGTGTCCGTACAAGAGCGTTTCCAAAGACACTCTCATCAACCAcatgagagacaaacactgcagGAACCCTG AAACCTTGCCAAGCAAGCGCAAGCGTGGACGACCACCGAAGCTTGAAACTCTGGCGCGTCGTCAGTCTGAGCTGGAAGAAAGCGAGAAGAGAAACGCAGCATCGGCGGCGGCGGAATCCAAGGTCGCGGAAGAGGATGACGATGTGGTCGATGCTGGTGCCATCGATGATCCTGAGG TGGACAGCGATTACAATCCTGTGGAGGAGGACAGAAGTGGGAGACCACCAGTTATGCTAAAGAAGAAgaccacatcttccatttcctcttcatcacaaGCCCGTCCGCGACGTAAAGTCGGCCGCCCGAGGAAATACAGGCTGTTGGAGGAGGGGTATGATGATAAAG AAGCCGAAAGCATCGCCAAGAAGCCCCGTCTGGCTGATGACGCCAGCACTCCTGAGGAGGCCAGCTCCTCGGGGTTGACCAACAACGGTGGTGCTGTGGTGACGGACGGAGACATGGCCGAGACGGCCATCAGCCAGTCAGACTCGGAGAACAAAGACCCCTCGTCCAACTCGCCTCGCGAGGAGGAGTTCTTCCCGAGGAAGCGAGGACGACCCTCCAAGCGCTTCCTGCGCAAGAAATATAAGAAGTACATGAACCGAAA TCGACACTTCAAGTCCCTCAAGCCGCTGCTGAGGCCCCACAATTGCTGGATCTGCGGCTCTCGCTTCCTCACACCTGAAGATTTGTGCTTCCATGTGGAATCTCATGAAGGCAACAACCCGGAGCTCTTCAAGTGCCTCCAGTGCAGCTACCACTGCAAACGCTGGTCCTCGCTCAAG GAGCACATGTTCAATCACGCGGGCACCAAGCCTTTCAAGTGTGAGGAGTGTGACTACACAAGTGTCTACCGGAAGGACGTGGTTCGACACTCTGCCGTTCACTCCAAAGATGA aacaaaagcaaaggaATCG GTTCCGAAGGCCTCAGAATTCCCCTGTCCGCTGTGCAGCCGGGTCTATCCCGTGCAAAAGAGGCTGACTCAGCACATGAAATCCCACAGCACAGAGAAACCACACATGTGTGACAAG tGTGGGAAATCCTTCAAGAAGCGATACACATTCAAAATGCACCTTCTCACCCACATCCAGACGATCGGGGACAGCAA GTTCAAGTGTGAGTATTGTGAGTACACGTGCGACAACAAGAGGCTGCTGCTGAACCATCAGCTGTCTCACACCAACGACCGGCCGTTCAAGTGCGACTACTGCAAGTACTCCACCTCAAAAGAGGAGCTGTTGGTCTCTCACATGGCCATCAAACACACTG gagaaaaacctttctccTGCGACATGTGCCACTTCATGACGAAGCACAGGAAGAACCTGCGCCTTCACGTCCAGTGTCGCCACCCAGAGGCCTTTGAACAGTGGTGCGTCGCTCACCCCGAGGAGCTCATCCGGAAGCGCAGGCCGTTCTTCACCCTGCAGCAGATGGAGGagctcaaacaaaacaatgaggagGCTCAAAACCTACAGAACGCCATT GTGACAGTGGATTCTGCCACACTAGAAGCTATCCAAGGAATGGGAAGTGCCTCTGTGTCGCAGGACGCTCTGGGCAACACCACCATCATTTATGAGCAAG GTGCATCTTTGGATCTGTCCGCCCAGAATGCTCTAGACCTGCTGCTGAACATGAGCAACGCCAGAGAGCTTGTCGGCAACTCGCTTCAA GTGGCAGTGCTGAAATCTGATGATGGTACCGAAGCCGGTGGGTTGGGAAAGGGCACGTGGACGGCAGTATCTGCAGCACCTGGTCAGCCTCAAAAGGTCCTGACGGTCCACGTGACGGAGGACGGCGGCACCGTCGTACAAGAGGCCTATGAGGCTGCTACGTCGGGGTCCGAGGTCACGCAGATTGCCATAGAAGATTATGAGCGGGAGGGAGACTTCGGCGTGGTGGAGCAGGCCGCTGAGGAGTTCTCCAGTGCAGC TCCTGTAGAGGGCGCCACCACTCAGACCGTGGAAGCGCCTGAGGCTCAGAGCAAAGACGCCTTCTACGTGGCCTCAGCTCTGTCTGACGGtgtccagcagcaggtggag CTGAGCAGCGACGCCTTGGCCTCCACGTCTGCCGTGGCCACTGCCAGTCAGGGCACCAAGATGTTCTCCTGCAAGATCTGCATGGTGACCTTTCTCAACCGCTCTGACATGGAGAACCACAAGAGGGCGCACCTGGATCAAAATACCTTCAAGTGTCGCGAGTGTGACTTCCAGTCTTCATCGTGGCCGGAGGTCCAG ACACATATGGAACAGCATTCCTACTTACGACCTCACAAGTGTTCGTCCTGCACCTTCGCCTCCAAGAACAAGAAAGACCTGCGGCGCCACATGATGACTCACACCAACGAGAAGCCGTTTGCGTGTAAAATTTGTGGACAAAG GTTCAACCGCAATGGTCACCTCAAGTTCCACATGGAGCGTCTGCACCACCTGAACCTTGTGACCATAAAGCAGGAGGCAGTGGAGCCTCCGCCTCAGACGATCATAGTCAACAGCGACGAGGAGGCCCTGGCCACTCTGCAGA CGCTGCAGGCTCAGACAGTCATGGCTCCCGAACACATGCAGGCAGAAGAACACATCATTGTCGCTCAAGATCAGGCGCTGTCAGACCAG GAGGAGGGGACGTACATCCAGCAGATCACCACGATAGATGGGCAGACAGTCCAGCACCTCATGACTGGGGACAACCAGGTGACTGAG GTCCAGTACATCATCTCGCAGGATGGAGTGTCACACCTGATCCCTCAGGAGTACATGGTTCTGGCAGATGGCAGCCATATTCAG ATGCCAGAAGGTCACATCATCCAGTACGAGCATGAAGGAGGTTTCGTGGGCGagcagcag ATCGCAGTGAGTCACGACGGTCAGACGCTGTATCTGCCCATCACAGCGGAGCAACAGGTCGTGTGTCCAGAAGATCTGGAGGCGGCTGCTCACTCGGCTGTCACAG